A genomic segment from Zygotorulaspora mrakii chromosome 1, complete sequence encodes:
- the GYP6 gene encoding GTPase-activating protein GYP6 (similar to Saccharomyces cerevisiae GYP6 (YJL044C); ancestral locus Anc_5.258), translating to MDLRQVAVDQYESRESLIRRGVWKGDLYKTVDVNKGSRGWLWKTLVLDDDQEVKELMPVPILTEGSEDPTSAIVQSANRPRDNLIRRLTPVATKAHPLSQKQIGDMRDKGELEGQKVVEGDEDDEDGMSVSEKLEIIDLDLSRLMLDKIFQEPLVHARMKQIMYNFLMRKGASSPSSYKQGYHEILGIIFLQLDEARRNNEGGNNDNSNNNNDDDDGDAVMMNQVLCIFEKIMKQMVGVFYNETRLIKWDSDVFQPILNNSCPELYKLIYSNQHHHTNIIWLIRWTRLLFIRELPRDYTLIIWDHILTFTYPLDTLIACIIVTLLVNNYQNLMEKIEDHNDIVEFMLHYSLNSSSMIDCVELCKMSGNLCELWYLQDFTAMKLVADSFLKIRFNVENKTTPKAVKIDPNRKRLEDRLRKRVKQTLLTKETK from the coding sequence ATGGATTTACGACAGGTGGCGGTCGATCAGTATGAATCTCGAGAGAGCCTGATTCGCAGAGGTGTATGGAAGGGGGATTTGTACAAGACGGTTGATGTGAATAAAGGCAGCAGAGGTTGGCTGTGGAAGACGCTTGTGCTAGATGATGACCAGGAAGTGAAGGAGCTGATGCCGGTGCCGATTTTGACGGAGGGAAGTGAGGATCCGACGAGCGCAATAGTGCAAAGTGCTAATAGGCCCAGAGATAATTTGATTAGAAGGTTAACACCAGTTGCGACGAAAGCCCATCCATTGAGCCAGAAACAGATAGGAGATATGAGAGACAAGGGTGAACTTGAAGGTCAGAAAGTGGTAGAaggtgatgaagatgacgaagacgGCATGAGTGTGTCCGAGAAACTAGAGATTATCGACTTGGATCTCTCCAGGCTCATGTTAGACAAAATTTTCCAAGAACCGTTGGTCCACGCCAGGATGAAGCAGATCATGTATAATTTCTTGATGAGGAAAGGTGCATCAAGTCCCAGTTCCTATAAACAGGGGTACCACGAGATCTTGGGAATCatatttttgcaattaGATGAAGCTCGAAGAAACAATGAAGGCGGCAATAACGACAATTctaataataataatgatgatgatgatggcgACGCAGTAATGATGAATCAAGTTTTGtgtatatttgaaaagataatGAAGCAAATGGTTGGAGTATTTTATAATGAAACTCGATTGATCAAATGGGACTCGGATGTTTTTCAGCCCATCTTAAACAATTCATGCCCTGAACTGTACAAATTGATATATTCAAATCAGCACCATCATACAAATATAATATGGCTGATCCGTTGGACAAGATTATTGTTTATCAGGGAATTACCTCGAGATTACACTTTGATAATATGGGATCATATTCTGACGTTTACGTATCCTCTGGATACGTTAATTGCATGCATTATTGTGACCCTGCTGGTGAACAACTACCAAAACCTGATGGAAAAGATCGAAGACCATAACGATATTGTGGAATTCATGTTACATTACTCATTGAATTCAAGCTCAATGATTGACTGTGTTGAGCTGTGCAAAATGTCGGGAAATCTTTGCGAACTGTGGTATTTGCAAGACTTTACGGCGATGAAATTGGTCGCTGATTCATTCTTGAAGATCCGATTTAATGTTGAGAATAAAACAACCCCAAAAGCTGTAAAAATAGATCCCAATAGGAAAAGACTTGAAGATAGATTACGTAAACGTGTTAAGCAAACATTATTGACTAAAGAAACTAAATAG
- the NNR2 gene encoding NADHX dehydratase (similar to Saccharomyces cerevisiae YKL151C; ancestral locus Anc_5.256), whose product MLFKKLSHGQLLKLARQKCIPPLSPKFHKGQSGRVCVIGGCEDYTGAPFFSANACALMGCDMTHVICEKEAAPVIKSYSPNLMVHPYLRTGHLGEMDKIKTLLEKMHVLVIGPGLGRDSGMLGSVKEIIKYVLEEHQGQIPIVLDADGLYLVTYDESVRDMLVRFPQGRIILTPNVVEFQRLRKLYHDEIPEGEETGAYIARKLHCVLVEKGGKDHIFAENHMLVNECEGSNKRVGGQGDTLSGATACMLAFSRAIFDFKLCGEPDKNLDWLDYSLLSCYTASTVTRECAKQAFAAKKRAMQTTDLNERVGQVYDELFAEYNNEI is encoded by the coding sequence ATGCTGTTCAAGAAATTGAGTCATGGCCAATTGCTTAAACTTGCGAGACAAAAATGCATCCCGCCACTATCACCAAAATTCCACAAGGGCCAGAGTGGCCGAGTTTGCGTTATAGGTGGTTGTGAAGATTATACGGGTGCACCTTTTTTCAGTGCGAATGCTTGCGCTCTTATGGGATGCGATATGACCCATGTTATATGCGAGAAGGAGGCCGCACCAGTGATTAAAAGCTACTCGCCCAATCTAATGGTGCATCCGTACTTGAGAACGGGGCATTTGGGAGAAATGGACAAGATCAAGACGCTTCTAGAGAAAATGCATGTCCTGGTGATCGGTCCTGGTCTGGGGAGAGACTCCGGCATGCTGGGCTCGGTGAAAGAGATAATAAAATACGTTCTGGAAGAGCACCAGGGCCAGATACCCATTGTTTTGGATGCTGACGGATTATATTTGGTGACGTACGACGAATCTGTGAGGGATATGCTCGTCAGGTTCCCACAAGGTAGGATAATTCTGACCCCAAACGTTGTGGAATTCCAAAGACTGAGGAAACTGTACCATGACGAAATCCCAGAAGGTGAAGAAACCGGTGCGTACATCGCACGTAAGTTGCACTGTGTCCTCGTCGAGAAGGGTGGGAAAGACCACATTTTCGCGGAGAATCACATGCTCGTAAACGAGTGTGAAGGAAGCAACAAGAGGGTTGGTGGTCAAGGAGATACCTTAAGCGGCGCCACGGCTTGCATGCTTGCATTCAGTAGAGCTATTTTCGATTTCAAGTTGTGCGGGGAACCGGACAAAAACCTCGACTGGCTGGACTATTCATTATTGAGTTGTTACACGGCTAGCACAGTTACAAGAGAATGCGCCAAACAAGCGTTCGCTGCCAAGAAAAGGGCAATGCAGACCACCGATCTCAACGAAAGAGTCGGTCAAGTTTACGATGAGCTGTTTGCGGAGTACAATAATGAGATTTAG
- the MCR1 gene encoding cytochrome-b5 reductase (similar to Saccharomyces cerevisiae MCR1 (YKL150W); ancestral locus Anc_5.255), protein MLTRLTRTNNKILPIVIGSAAVACSAYYASRFYHPILNESSKTVFKGDDQWIDLKLSHIEDVSHDTRRFTFQLPEADSELGLTLCSALLAKYVTPKGSNVIRPYTPVGDLAEKGSFQLVIKHYGDGKMTNHLFGLHPPETVSFKGPIKKFPWKENAFDSITLLGAGTGINPLFQLIHHIAKNPNDKTKVNVFYGNKTPADILLKKEMDALQKEHPDKVKITYFVDQKEGEYDGEIGFITKDFIEAQAAKPDENTHIFICGPPPFMKAYSGPKVSPSDQGELVGILKDLGYTKEQVFKF, encoded by the coding sequence ATGTTAACCAGATTAACGAGAACAAACAACAAGATCTTGCCAATTGTTATTGGCAGTGCTGCTGTTGCGTGTTCTGCGTATTATGCATCCAGATTCTATCATCCAATTTTGAACGAGTCTTCCAAAACTGTATTCAAGGGTGACGATCAATGGATCGATTTGAAGTTGTCGCACATTGAGGACGTTTCTCACGATACTAGAAGAttcacttttcaattgccaGAGGCTGATTCAGAGCTCGGTTTAACACTTTGCTCTGCATTACTAGCCAAATATGTCACTCCAAAGGGCTCGAATGTCATTAGGCCTTACACACCAGTTGGCGATCTTGCCGAAAAGGGTTCCTTTCAATTGGTTATCAAGCACTATGGGGATGGTAAGATGACTAATCATTTATTTGGTTTACATCCCCCTGAAACGGTCTCTTTCAAAGGTCCAATCAAAAAGTTCCCATGGAAAGAGAACGCTTTTGATTCCATCACATTGTTGGGTGCCGGTACAGGTATCAATCCGCtatttcaattgatacATCACATTGCAAAAAATCCTAACGATAAGACTAAAGTCAACGTTTTCTACGGTAATAAGACACCCGCtgatattttgttgaagaaggagATGGACGCTTTACAAAAGGAGCATCCTGACAAGGTAAAGATCActtattttgttgatcaGAAGGAAGGTGAATACGATGGTGAAATTGGTTTCATTACCAAAGATTTCATCGAAGCTCAAGCTGCCAAGCCCGATGAGAACACacatattttcatttgtggTCCACCACCATTCATGAAAGCGTATTCTGGTCCAAAAGTGTCACCAAGTGATCAAGGTGAACTGGTTGGTATTCTAAAAGACCTCGGCTACACCAAGGAACAAGtgttcaaattttaa
- the DBR1 gene encoding RNA lariat debranching enzyme (similar to Saccharomyces cerevisiae DBR1 (YKL149C); ancestral locus Anc_5.254) produces the protein MMVKIRIAVQGCCHGELRQVFDKVRQLNGSSPIDLLIILGDFQSIRDEDDFQSISIPPKYRKYGDFNNYYHDDSLKPPVMTLFIGGNHESMRHLMLLPHGGYVANNIYYMGYSNVIWYRGVRIGGISGIWKKWDFYKKRPNWNYLEENCRWNDKVRELYHTRESDILPLFMMCNSINKFDIMLSHDWPNGAVYEGNVQDILKKKPFFSRDIESRQLGSPRSWELLRQLKPRWWLSAHLHVKFEAEIKHISKRPIKKNDDELELQLSSDEDEKDDRKEKGDGDVLQSEQTTNFLALDKCLPRRKWLEIIEVESDESHKSYQDQDSFFYDPHFIACLQLLRKNQPISLNNMQYGKIPTDVDWQHYIVPRYVNGLQRQERLQTNEFEKKFFL, from the coding sequence ATGATGGTTAAGATTCGTATTGCAGTCCAGGGTTGTTGTCATGGTGAATTAAGACAAGTCTTCGATAAAGTACGACAATTGAATGGATCATCACCGATCGATTTGTTGATTATACTTGgagattttcaaagtataagagatgaagatgatttcCAATCTATAAGTATACCACCAAAATACAGAAAATACGGTGATTTCAACAACTACTATCACGACGATTCTTTGAAGCCACCAGTCATGACACTTTTTATCGGTGGGAACCACGAATCTATGAGACATTTGATGCTCTTGCCTCATGGCGGATATGTAGCTAATAACATCTACTACATGGGATATTCTAATGTCATATGGTATCGTGGCGTTAGGATTGGTGGAATAAGTGGtatttggaagaaatggGATTTCTATAAGAAAAGGCCAAATTGGAATTATTTAGAAGAAAACTGTCGCTGGAACGATAAGGTTCGTGAATTGTATCACACTAGAGAATCGGATATTCTACCTTTATTTATGATGTGCAATTCCATCAATAAATTCGATATTATGCTAAGTCACGATTGGCCTAATGGTGCCGTTTACGAGGGAAATGTGCAAGATATCTTAAAGAAGAAACCTTTTTTCAGCCGTGATATTGAATCGAGACAGTTGGGGAGTCCAAGGAGTTGGGAGTTACTACGACAATTGAAACCAAGGTGGTGGTTAAGTGCCCACTTACATGTTAAATTTGAGGCTGAAATCAAACATATAAGCAAGCGGccaatcaagaaaaatgatgatgaactCGAATTACAACTATCTAgcgatgaagatgaaaaggatgatAGAAAGGAAAAGGGTGATGGAGATGTGCTTCAAAGTGAACAAActacaaattttttagcATTGGACAAGTGTCTACCAAGGAGGAAATGGCTGGAAATAATTGAAGTGGAATCAGATGAAAGTCACAAATCTTATCAAGACCAGGATTCCTTCTTTTATGACCCGCACTTCATAGCATGTTTACAATTGTTGCGCAAGAATCAACCTATATCTTTGAATAATATGCAGTATGGTAAAATTCCAACAGATGTAGACTGGCAACATTACATTGTACCACGATATGTCAATGGTCTACAAAGACAAGAAAGACTGCAAAcaaatgaatttgaaaaaaaattttttttgtga
- the GPM1 gene encoding phosphoglycerate mutase GPM1 (similar to Saccharomyces cerevisiae GPM1 (YKL152C); ancestral locus Anc_5.257) yields MPKLILIRHGQSEWNEKNLFTGWVDVKLSAVGEKEAARAGQLLKEKKVYPDVLYTSKLTRAIQTANIALANADRLWIPVERSWRLNERHYGALQGKDKAETLEKYGEEKFTTWRRSFDIPPPEIEADSPYSQKGDERYSDVDPNVLPQTESLALVIDRMLPYWQDVIARDLLAGKTVLVTAHGNSLRGLVKHLEGISDADIAKLNIPTGIPLVFELDDNLKPTKPSYYLDPEAAAAGAAAVAAQGKKK; encoded by the coding sequence ATGCCAAAGTTAATTCTTATCAGACACGGTCAATCCGAAtggaatgaaaaaaacttgTTCACCGGTTGGGTTGATGTTAAATTATCCGCCGTTGGTGAAAAGGAAGCCGCAAGAGCCGGTCAACTgttgaaggaaaagaaggtCTACCCAGATGTTCTATACACCTCCAAGTTGACCAGAGCCATCCAAACTGCTAACATTGCTTTGGCCAACGCTGACAGATTGTGGATCCCTGTTGAAAGATCATGGAGATTGAACGAAAGACACTACGGTGCTTTGCAAGGTAAGGACAAGGCTGAAACCTTGGAAAAATAcggtgaagaaaaattcaccACCTGGAGAAGATCTTTCGACATCCCACCACCAGAGATCGAAGCTGACTCTCCATACTCCCAAAAGGGTGATGAAAGATATTCAGACGTTGATCCAAACGTTTTGCCACAAACCGAGTCTTTAGCTTTGGTCATCGACAGAATGTTGCCATACTGGCAAGATGTTATCGCCAGAGACTTGTTGGCTGGTAAGACTGTTTTGGTCACCGCTCACGGTAACTCTTTGAGAGGTCTAGTTAAGCACTTGGAAGGTATCTCTGATGCTGACATTGCCAAATTGAACATTCCAACTGGTATTCCATTGGTTTTCGAATTGGATGACAACTTGAAACCAACTAAGCCATCTTACTACTTGGACCCAGaagctgctgctgctggtGCCGCTGCTGTTGCAGCTCAAGgtaagaagaaataa